A single genomic interval of Alistipes provencensis harbors:
- the recN gene encoding DNA repair protein RecN, with protein MLRRLSVENYALIDKLEMELDPHLNIITGETGAGKSILLGALGLLLGAKNDGSAMKDSARNCSVEGVFDLTGRDMEPFFDENDLDYAPETTLTRIITPAGKSRAFINDVPVQLAQLRELGTRLIDIHSQHQNLILSSEEFRTSALDTVAANRELLAQYTAQYTRMSELRRRLTALREAAEKGRRDEEWLRFQTEELTAANLRPGEQAELEEELTVLENADRIGEVLTTLRNAFDTDETGVLAQLKNSENELNHIRSHYPAAGEYADRLRSVLEELKDINGSAAAACERLDADPERLAKLSARLDALIALQQKHHAGDEAELIAVRDRCAAQLAAIVHSGEEIAEAEAALAEAAGKVTALADRLHKAREKAAAGFEKHILATLTKLGMPDTLFRIALTPLAEPCRTGCDSVQFLFTANRNMTPQPVERIASGGELSRVMLALKALLAERMQLPTIIFDEIDTGVSGRIADAMGEIIESLAASMQVVDITHLPQVASKGSAHFVVYKRDGRTDITRLGDEERVTEIAKMLSGSRITDAAVAQARILLGK; from the coding sequence ATGCTACGCCGTCTGTCGGTCGAAAATTACGCGCTTATCGACAAGCTCGAAATGGAGCTGGACCCTCACCTGAACATCATCACGGGTGAGACGGGAGCCGGAAAATCCATCCTGCTCGGAGCCCTCGGACTGCTGCTGGGGGCCAAGAACGACGGTTCGGCGATGAAGGACTCGGCGCGCAACTGCTCGGTCGAAGGGGTTTTCGACCTGACGGGGCGCGACATGGAGCCGTTCTTCGACGAGAACGACCTCGACTACGCCCCCGAAACGACCCTCACGCGCATCATCACCCCGGCGGGCAAAAGCCGCGCTTTCATCAACGATGTCCCGGTGCAACTGGCGCAACTGCGCGAACTGGGGACACGCCTGATCGACATTCACTCCCAGCACCAGAACCTGATCCTCTCGTCGGAGGAGTTCCGCACCTCGGCGCTCGACACCGTGGCCGCGAACCGGGAACTGCTGGCCCAATACACGGCGCAGTACACCCGGATGAGCGAACTGCGGCGCCGGTTGACCGCCCTGCGCGAAGCCGCCGAAAAAGGGCGCCGCGACGAGGAGTGGCTCCGGTTCCAGACCGAGGAGCTGACGGCCGCCAACCTGCGCCCGGGCGAACAGGCCGAGTTGGAGGAGGAGCTGACCGTACTCGAAAATGCCGACCGCATCGGCGAGGTGCTGACCACCCTGCGCAATGCCTTTGACACCGACGAAACGGGGGTATTGGCACAACTCAAGAACTCGGAGAACGAACTCAACCATATCCGCAGCCACTACCCCGCTGCCGGGGAATATGCCGACCGCCTGCGGTCGGTGCTCGAAGAGCTGAAAGACATCAACGGCTCGGCCGCCGCCGCGTGCGAACGGCTGGATGCCGATCCGGAGCGGCTGGCGAAACTCTCGGCCCGTCTCGACGCGCTGATCGCCCTCCAGCAGAAACACCACGCCGGGGACGAAGCGGAACTGATCGCCGTGCGCGACCGCTGCGCGGCGCAACTGGCAGCCATTGTCCACAGCGGCGAGGAGATCGCCGAAGCGGAAGCCGCCCTCGCCGAAGCCGCCGGAAAGGTCACCGCACTGGCCGACCGCCTGCACAAAGCGCGTGAAAAAGCCGCCGCGGGATTCGAGAAGCACATCCTTGCAACCCTCACGAAACTGGGCATGCCCGACACCCTCTTCCGCATCGCACTGACGCCGCTGGCCGAACCGTGCCGCACGGGGTGCGACAGCGTACAGTTCCTCTTCACCGCCAACCGGAACATGACGCCCCAGCCCGTCGAGCGCATCGCCTCGGGCGGTGAGCTTTCGCGCGTGATGCTGGCCCTGAAAGCCCTGCTGGCCGAGCGGATGCAACTGCCGACGATCATCTTCGACGAAATCGACACGGGCGTCTCGGGCCGCATCGCCGACGCCATGGGCGAGATCATCGAATCGCTCGCGGCCTCGATGCAGGTGGTGGACATCACCCACCTGCCGCAGGTCGCTTCGAAGGGCTCGGCGCATTTCGTGGTCTACAAGCGCGACGGACGCACGGACATCACCCGCCTCGGCGACGAGGAGCGCGTGACCGAAATCGCCAAGATGCTCTCCGGCTCCCGGATCACCGACGCCGCCGTGGCACAGGCCCGCATCCTGCTGGGCAAATAA
- a CDS encoding DMT family transporter — translation MKKKGILYAILASVLWAIVNPFIKQGLSYDFTPMNFAGLRFTVVGIVLFAYTWHGGMWREIVRHKRLFGNLILINMFLGYTAFYFGVDFVSGAISSIVMGLTPLINVLLAHLLASNDRLNRYKVVSLVVSLAGLLLIVGTGSDGSPLDWRGIGGIVLLLASIVFQGYSAISVSEDKGKVDPVFLNAVQMFFGGLLIYGVGVATEGFAPFWAKPAGFYGSLGVLVFISVFAFSFWFMALRTEGTKVSDINMCRLINPVLGAVLSWIMLPGEYPHFSTVAGMAVIVSSLVIYFKGEQIVRRWQRH, via the coding sequence ATGAAAAAGAAGGGTATTCTCTATGCGATATTGGCCTCGGTGTTGTGGGCTATCGTCAATCCGTTCATCAAACAGGGGCTCAGCTACGACTTTACGCCGATGAATTTCGCCGGACTGCGTTTCACCGTCGTCGGCATCGTACTCTTCGCCTACACATGGCACGGCGGTATGTGGCGCGAGATCGTGCGTCACAAGCGGCTGTTCGGCAACCTCATCCTGATTAACATGTTCTTGGGCTACACAGCCTTTTATTTCGGCGTGGACTTCGTCAGCGGGGCCATCAGCTCGATCGTCATGGGCCTTACGCCGTTGATTAACGTGCTGCTGGCGCATCTGCTGGCCAGCAACGACCGGCTGAACCGCTACAAGGTCGTGAGTCTCGTGGTTAGTCTCGCGGGACTGCTGCTGATCGTCGGCACGGGCAGCGACGGCTCGCCGCTCGACTGGCGCGGCATCGGGGGCATCGTGCTGCTGCTGGCGAGCATCGTCTTTCAGGGCTACTCCGCGATCTCGGTCTCGGAGGACAAGGGCAAGGTCGATCCGGTCTTCCTGAATGCCGTGCAGATGTTCTTCGGCGGTCTGCTGATCTACGGCGTGGGTGTCGCCACCGAAGGATTCGCACCGTTCTGGGCCAAGCCCGCGGGATTCTACGGGAGTCTCGGGGTGCTGGTCTTCATCTCGGTCTTCGCGTTCAGTTTCTGGTTCATGGCCCTGCGCACCGAGGGGACGAAGGTCAGCGACATCAATATGTGCCGTCTGATTAACCCCGTGCTGGGAGCTGTCCTGAGCTGGATCATGCTGCCCGGCGAATATCCCCATTTCAGCACTGTCGCGGGTATGGCGGTTATCGTCAGTTCGCTCGTCATCTACTTCAAGGGCGAGCAAATCGTCCGACGATGGCAGCGGCATTGA
- a CDS encoding MIP family channel protein: MKKYFAEMVGTMVLVLMGCGSAVFLGCDAPAEILAVAFAFGLSVVAMAYCIGGISGCHINPAITLGVWLSKRMSGKDAAGYMAGQFAGALIGSAIIWLLTSTGAYGATTATGANGFGDGEMVQALIAEVVFTFIFVLVVLGATDSEKGAGNLAGLAIGLTLVLVHIVCIPITGTSVNPARSFGPAIFAGGAALSQLWLFIVAPFVGAALSAGVWKVLNCKCCEKK; this comes from the coding sequence ATGAAGAAATATTTTGCAGAAATGGTGGGAACCATGGTTCTCGTCCTGATGGGCTGCGGAAGCGCCGTATTTCTGGGCTGTGACGCACCGGCCGAAATTCTGGCGGTAGCTTTCGCATTCGGTCTGTCCGTCGTGGCGATGGCTTACTGCATCGGCGGTATTTCGGGCTGCCACATCAACCCGGCCATCACGCTCGGCGTGTGGCTCTCGAAGCGCATGAGCGGCAAGGATGCCGCAGGCTACATGGCCGGACAGTTCGCCGGCGCGCTGATCGGCTCGGCGATCATCTGGCTGCTGACCTCGACGGGCGCTTACGGCGCGACCACCGCAACGGGCGCCAACGGCTTCGGCGACGGCGAAATGGTACAGGCGCTGATTGCCGAAGTGGTGTTCACGTTCATCTTCGTGCTCGTGGTGCTCGGTGCGACCGACAGCGAGAAGGGCGCGGGCAATCTGGCCGGACTGGCCATCGGCCTGACGCTGGTGCTGGTACACATCGTCTGCATCCCGATCACGGGAACCTCCGTGAACCCGGCCCGCAGTTTCGGCCCCGCGATCTTCGCAGGGGGCGCGGCCCTCAGCCAACTGTGGCTGTTCATCGTGGCCCCGTTCGTCGGCGCAGCCCTGTCCGCCGGCGTGTGGAAAGTCTTGAACTGCAAATGCTGCGAAAAAAAATAG